The following are encoded together in the Parabacteroides chongii genome:
- a CDS encoding SusC/RagA family TonB-linked outer membrane protein produces the protein MIVISKKETGQNTKVQQQKQKRISGVIKDAAGEPIIGANVVEKGTTNGTVTDMDGKFTLDVQDKGVLQVSYIGYLTQELSVSGKSSFNVIMVDDSQNLSEVVVVGYGTQKKVNLTGAVSTVKSEMLENRTTSNPVNMLTGQIAGVTIVQNTGQPGADAGNLRVRGIGTLGNAEAMVVIDGVESSMANVDPNDIESISVLKDAAASSIYGVRAANGVILITTKRGAVGKPVVSYNGYIGWQAACRLPNYLDSYNYATLLNEAYRNDGSNAPFQDTDLEKIRLGNDPDHFANSNQVNALLSESGLFHNHHLSVIGGNEGIRYSLTAGFHKKDGLIPNVSYNRFNIRSNVDAKINNRLDVALNISASRDDRMAPATSTVNDPDTDMYYIMYHAFRETPVTPIQFSNGNYGLFLNEHNSVAEARNSGVSHVYNNNFQGNASFVYKIMDGLNLRGNAAATYYLKDTHVFQKKMNFYTADSEDPIKSSRSQVKNIDKKSLELNLQAYLDYDKTFGKHGVKALLGYSQIHNEYRLLSALRKDLPTNNMIGEINAGDVTTQETEGTSVAYALRSVFGRVNYDFDSRYLFEANVRYDGSSRFPKNNRFGVFPSFSVGWRLSEESFFNADWVDNLKVRASWGQLGNQEIDDYSFYNTYAFGYDYSFGNALYSGISINDVMANTAITWEKTNQTDIGIDADFWGGKLSFTGDFFIKNTNAILLKLPIPDIVGVDAPMQNAGKVRNTGVELAFTHRNQVNDFKYSTSFNFSYIHNEITDLSGGDTPGRSVGDPVDNIYGYVCDGIFKSQEEIDNSPKQIWGAQPGDLKYRDLDGNKTVDQNDRQSLGSTFPKINFGLRLNFEYKNFDLTALLQGAGMVKGIVKDEIGKAFYNGGKVTDSWLDRWTPENPDATYPRLTISSSSRNYMTSSFWAQNASYLKLRNLQIGYTLPQNILTNTGLSKLRLYCSIDNLFTITGFDGLDPEMITTKTYYPLTRNYSFGVNVSF, from the coding sequence ATGATCGTTATCTCTAAAAAAGAAACCGGTCAGAATACGAAGGTACAACAGCAGAAACAGAAAAGGATATCAGGCGTTATCAAAGATGCGGCAGGTGAACCGATCATCGGTGCCAATGTGGTCGAAAAGGGGACGACAAACGGAACTGTAACCGATATGGATGGAAAATTCACTCTGGACGTACAGGATAAAGGCGTTTTGCAGGTGTCTTATATCGGTTATCTGACACAAGAACTTTCCGTGAGCGGCAAGAGCTCTTTTAATGTGATCATGGTCGATGATTCACAAAACCTGAGTGAGGTCGTAGTCGTAGGTTACGGAACACAAAAAAAAGTCAACCTGACGGGGGCTGTCAGCACTGTAAAGTCGGAAATGCTGGAAAACCGCACGACTTCCAACCCTGTTAATATGCTGACGGGACAAATTGCCGGTGTTACGATCGTACAAAATACAGGGCAACCGGGTGCCGATGCCGGAAATCTGCGTGTCAGAGGTATCGGAACGCTGGGAAATGCCGAAGCGATGGTAGTCATAGACGGTGTCGAGTCTTCTATGGCGAATGTCGATCCGAATGACATCGAGAGTATCTCTGTGCTGAAGGATGCTGCTGCATCTTCTATTTATGGGGTACGTGCAGCCAACGGTGTTATTTTGATTACAACCAAAAGAGGGGCTGTCGGTAAACCTGTTGTCTCCTATAATGGCTATATCGGCTGGCAGGCTGCATGCCGTCTTCCGAACTACCTGGATTCTTACAATTATGCCACATTGCTCAACGAAGCATACCGAAACGATGGTTCGAATGCTCCGTTCCAGGATACGGACCTGGAAAAGATACGCCTGGGAAACGATCCGGATCATTTCGCCAACAGCAACCAGGTGAATGCCTTATTGAGTGAGAGCGGTTTGTTCCATAACCATCATCTGAGTGTGATCGGAGGGAATGAAGGCATCCGCTATTCTTTGACTGCCGGTTTCCATAAGAAGGACGGTTTGATCCCGAATGTCTCTTATAACCGTTTTAATATCCGTTCCAATGTAGATGCCAAGATCAACAACCGGCTGGATGTGGCTCTGAATATATCGGCTTCACGCGATGACCGCATGGCACCGGCTACATCGACTGTGAATGATCCGGATACAGACATGTATTATATCATGTATCATGCATTCCGTGAAACTCCTGTTACTCCTATTCAGTTCAGTAATGGAAATTACGGTTTGTTCCTGAATGAACATAACTCGGTGGCGGAAGCTCGTAACAGTGGAGTTTCTCATGTTTACAACAATAACTTCCAGGGAAATGCCTCTTTTGTCTATAAGATTATGGACGGTTTGAATTTGCGAGGTAATGCCGCTGCCACTTATTACTTGAAGGATACGCATGTTTTTCAGAAAAAGATGAATTTCTATACGGCTGATTCTGAAGATCCGATTAAGTCGAGCCGTAGCCAGGTGAAGAATATAGACAAGAAGTCGTTGGAACTGAATTTGCAGGCTTATCTGGATTATGATAAGACTTTTGGCAAACATGGGGTAAAGGCTTTGCTGGGATATTCACAGATACATAACGAATATAGATTATTGAGTGCTCTGCGTAAAGACCTGCCGACAAATAATATGATCGGTGAGATCAATGCCGGTGATGTGACGACGCAGGAGACTGAAGGTACCAGTGTCGCTTATGCTCTGCGCTCGGTTTTCGGCCGTGTGAATTATGATTTTGACAGCCGCTATTTGTTTGAAGCGAACGTACGTTACGACGGTTCTTCCCGCTTTCCTAAAAATAATCGTTTTGGTGTATTCCCATCCTTCTCTGTAGGCTGGCGTCTGTCGGAAGAGAGTTTCTTCAATGCCGACTGGGTAGATAATCTGAAAGTCAGAGCTTCGTGGGGGCAGTTGGGTAACCAGGAGATAGATGATTATTCATTCTATAACACATATGCTTTCGGCTATGACTATAGTTTCGGAAACGCTCTTTACTCCGGTATTTCTATCAATGATGTAATGGCTAACACGGCTATCACCTGGGAAAAGACCAATCAGACGGATATTGGTATCGATGCCGATTTCTGGGGTGGAAAACTTTCTTTTACCGGTGACTTCTTTATTAAGAATACGAATGCTATTTTGCTGAAATTACCGATTCCTGATATAGTCGGTGTGGATGCTCCGATGCAAAATGCCGGTAAGGTTCGTAATACGGGTGTCGAACTGGCATTTACCCATCGCAACCAGGTGAACGATTTTAAATATTCTACCTCTTTTAATTTCAGCTATATCCATAACGAGATTACGGACCTTAGCGGGGGAGATACACCCGGACGTTCCGTAGGAGACCCTGTAGATAATATTTATGGTTATGTTTGTGATGGTATTTTTAAGTCACAGGAAGAGATCGACAACTCGCCGAAGCAGATTTGGGGAGCACAACCGGGAGATTTGAAATATCGGGATCTGGACGGCAACAAGACGGTTGACCAGAATGACCGTCAGTCTTTGGGCTCTACATTCCCGAAGATCAATTTCGGTCTGCGTTTGAATTTCGAGTATAAGAACTTTGACCTGACAGCTTTATTGCAGGGAGCAGGTATGGTAAAAGGCATTGTAAAAGATGAAATCGGCAAGGCTTTCTATAACGGAGGAAAAGTGACAGACAGTTGGCTGGATCGCTGGACTCCGGAAAATCCGGATGCCACTTATCCTCGTCTGACGATCAGCAGTTCCAGCAGAAATTATATGACATCTTCTTTCTGGGCACAGAATGCTTCTTATCTGAAGCTGAGGAATCTGCAAATCGGTTATACCTTGCCGCAGAATATTCTGACCAATACGGGACTATCTAAACTAAGACTGTATTGCAGCATTGATAACTTATTTACAATCACAGGTTTCGACGGTCTGGATCCGGAAATGATCACGACTAAGACCTATTATCCTCTGACCAGAAACTACTCCTTTGGCGTTAATGTATCATTTTAA
- a CDS encoding RagB/SusD family nutrient uptake outer membrane protein: MKIKHILLASVLLTGMLTGCNNNFLEEIPRDELSDASFWKSQDDVEKFTTSLYRYTLEPGNFVIMLDGYTDNAVPVHVYNAQGEISAGTATSSNSHFQQVWQTTYQGIRRCNVCLQNIDQVEMDEADKNVYKGEVYFMRGYFYATLLRLYGGVPLLEKPLELNEAIPARNTEEEVYNFVIADLDKAASLLPEKQAEVGRATKGAALAEKAVISNFMNKYEDAARYAKAVMDMNVYSLYPNYGDLFSPDHENNQEVIFDHQYMENAKDFDLGSWIDQYFAPQMMGGWEAMSPAKDLIDLYECRDGKSIGESALYDENNPFANRDPRLDYTILYDGSEIAGKTYSSGAALGNSTRTGYSIRKYVNPKNDGMNYPGWTNFIYIRYAEILLIYAEAQNEVSGPDASVYEAVNDVRARVDLPPLSDNLTKEQMREAIRKEKRVEFAFEGVYLYDTRHWKTTEAAVTKPVYGKKVDGEYVWVETRKFDPERDYLWAIPLNEIDLSKGSLVQNPGW, from the coding sequence ATGAAAATCAAACATATATTATTGGCCTCTGTTTTGTTGACAGGCATGCTGACCGGATGTAATAATAATTTCCTGGAAGAAATTCCCCGGGATGAATTATCTGACGCTTCATTCTGGAAGAGTCAGGATGATGTGGAAAAATTCACGACTTCTTTATACAGATATACCCTGGAACCGGGGAATTTCGTGATCATGCTGGACGGCTATACGGATAATGCCGTTCCGGTTCATGTGTATAATGCCCAGGGAGAGATTTCCGCCGGTACGGCAACTTCTTCCAACTCTCATTTTCAACAGGTCTGGCAAACGACTTATCAGGGTATCCGCCGCTGTAATGTGTGCCTGCAGAATATAGACCAGGTTGAAATGGATGAAGCAGACAAGAATGTTTATAAAGGGGAAGTTTATTTCATGCGCGGATATTTCTATGCGACATTGCTCCGTTTGTATGGCGGGGTTCCATTGCTCGAAAAACCGTTGGAACTGAATGAGGCAATTCCGGCCCGTAACACAGAGGAGGAGGTCTATAATTTTGTGATTGCAGATCTGGATAAAGCGGCCTCTTTGCTTCCGGAAAAACAGGCTGAGGTAGGTCGTGCGACGAAAGGGGCGGCTCTGGCTGAAAAGGCGGTCATCAGTAATTTCATGAATAAATATGAGGATGCCGCCAGGTATGCTAAGGCGGTGATGGATATGAATGTCTATTCTCTGTATCCCAACTATGGCGATCTGTTTTCTCCGGATCATGAAAATAACCAGGAGGTGATCTTTGACCACCAGTATATGGAAAATGCCAAAGATTTTGACCTGGGCAGCTGGATCGACCAGTATTTCGCACCCCAGATGATGGGTGGATGGGAAGCGATGTCTCCCGCCAAAGATCTGATCGACTTGTATGAATGTAGGGATGGTAAATCGATCGGGGAGTCGGCGCTTTACGATGAGAATAATCCGTTTGCCAACCGCGATCCCCGCCTGGATTATACGATCCTGTACGACGGCAGCGAGATTGCCGGTAAAACATATAGTTCCGGTGCTGCTTTAGGTAACTCGACCCGTACGGGGTATTCTATCCGGAAATATGTGAATCCGAAAAATGATGGAATGAACTATCCGGGATGGACGAATTTTATCTATATTCGTTATGCTGAAATCCTGTTGATTTATGCCGAAGCTCAGAATGAAGTTTCGGGACCGGATGCCAGTGTATACGAGGCGGTGAACGATGTGCGTGCCCGCGTGGATCTTCCTCCTTTATCGGACAACCTGACTAAGGAACAAATGCGTGAAGCAATCCGTAAAGAGAAACGTGTGGAATTTGCCTTCGAAGGGGTTTATCTCTATGATACACGTCACTGGAAGACGACGGAAGCGGCTGTGACGAAGCCTGTCTACGGTAAGAAAGTAGATGGTGAATATGTATGGGTGGAAACACGTAAATTTGACCCTGAACGGGATTATCTGTGGGCTATTCCGTTGAATGAAATCGACCTGTCCAAAGGTTCTCTGGTTCAGAATCCGGGATGGTAA
- a CDS encoding alpha-L-fucosidase, protein MNYRFIIILLFIVSPARMLRAQEIVPADCPNQTQLEMQKRGYGMFIHFGVNTFDEKEWSDGTIPVDKYRPDSLDCDQWVRVARDAGFRYVLLVTKHHDGFCLWDSRYTTYDVASSPVKTDVVKAVSDACKKYGLQFAIYYSLWDRHEPVYQNADFGEYIDYMSNQLTELLTNYGPVCEVWFDGGWDKKPEEWRLPEIYSLVKRLQPHCAVGVNHTIVLKEGEREFALPDSMIVDNKYTFQYFPGDFRLWDPKIAHKQDKKQYLHDGRSYYLPFEHTLCISKAWNWFQKKALSPVRDLDELEELFYWCTDNDNTLVVNVPPDQTGRIREHEANAVIALGKRLGIKKGEPLPRNGSFLSLQSPAFASSVYENNELLYGAALATDGGMQTRWAAADTTALLTIPLDKDKPFNKIVIFEYCDTQNGEDGFSNYRTNRIQSYRIEIEKNGQWEAVYVSDEPMGDCKVIRFPYPYQTSQIRLNVTKASAPPSVYEFNVIYKE, encoded by the coding sequence ATGAATTATCGGTTTATCATTATACTGTTGTTTATTGTGTCTCCGGCCCGAATGCTTCGGGCTCAGGAGATTGTTCCGGCCGATTGTCCCAATCAGACGCAATTGGAGATGCAGAAGCGGGGGTATGGGATGTTCATTCATTTTGGAGTCAATACGTTTGATGAAAAAGAATGGTCGGATGGGACGATCCCTGTGGATAAGTACCGACCGGATTCATTGGACTGTGACCAATGGGTACGTGTGGCACGGGATGCAGGCTTTCGGTATGTCCTTTTGGTTACCAAGCATCATGATGGTTTCTGTCTGTGGGATAGCCGTTATACAACGTATGATGTTGCTTCTTCACCGGTAAAAACAGATGTGGTGAAGGCAGTCTCTGATGCCTGTAAGAAATATGGCTTGCAATTTGCCATTTATTATTCTCTTTGGGATCGTCATGAACCGGTTTATCAGAATGCTGATTTTGGAGAGTATATCGATTATATGTCGAATCAGTTGACGGAACTGCTGACTAACTACGGTCCGGTTTGTGAAGTCTGGTTTGACGGCGGATGGGATAAGAAGCCGGAAGAGTGGCGATTGCCTGAAATCTATTCACTGGTCAAAAGGCTTCAACCCCATTGTGCTGTCGGGGTGAATCACACGATTGTCCTGAAGGAAGGGGAACGGGAGTTTGCGTTGCCCGACTCTATGATCGTCGATAACAAATACACCTTTCAATATTTCCCCGGCGACTTCCGGCTTTGGGATCCGAAGATTGCTCATAAACAGGATAAAAAGCAGTATTTACATGATGGTCGGTCTTATTATCTGCCTTTTGAGCATACGCTTTGTATCAGTAAGGCATGGAACTGGTTCCAGAAAAAAGCACTTTCTCCCGTTCGTGACCTGGATGAACTGGAAGAGTTGTTTTACTGGTGTACGGATAATGATAATACATTGGTGGTAAATGTTCCGCCGGACCAGACCGGTCGTATCAGGGAGCATGAGGCTAACGCGGTGATTGCTTTGGGTAAACGGTTGGGTATTAAAAAAGGGGAACCACTTCCCCGGAACGGCTCTTTTCTGTCTTTACAATCGCCGGCTTTTGCCAGTTCCGTCTATGAGAATAACGAGTTGTTGTATGGGGCGGCATTGGCTACTGACGGAGGTATGCAGACTCGTTGGGCTGCTGCAGATACGACTGCTCTATTGACTATTCCACTGGACAAGGACAAGCCTTTCAATAAGATTGTCATTTTTGAATATTGTGATACTCAGAATGGTGAAGACGGATTTTCCAATTATCGGACTAACCGGATACAATCATACCGGATCGAGATTGAAAAGAATGGGCAGTGGGAGGCTGTATATGTCTCCGACGAACCGATGGGCGATTGTAAAGTCATCCGTTTCCCTTATCCTTACCAGACTTCACAGATACGTCTGAATGTAACCAAGGCGTCGGCTCCTCCTTCCGTATATGAATTTAATGTGATATACAAAGAATAA
- a CDS encoding 6-bladed beta-propeller has protein sequence MKNILSYLLLITLFCGCTQKTDTEKYQKSRNNIVNVRDKVREIEIEDVLIGRTSLPYIADKYLIITDYESPNQQIHLFDKNDFHYLASTAYKGQGPGEITIVGHVEYDKAHSRIYVTDHGKQKIFSYNPDSILANPNYMPDVKMEMKASLFPDTYQYISDTLCIGRVIKPIGTNNFKPYIAKWNMATGEIELMKYEHPDIKKVRFTSTVSTEHNMYLQCYSRHDLMTICNLDGDLICNIYGPDWTADSSDISHYWNVNVCGDKIIASYSGGDHRTEAYYPTKFLVFNLNGDYLKTLETGYRIVRFCYDEDNNRIIMCMDDDIQFGYLDLNEVI, from the coding sequence ATGAAAAATATACTAAGTTACCTGTTGCTGATCACACTATTCTGTGGTTGCACCCAAAAAACTGATACCGAAAAATACCAGAAAAGCCGAAATAACATCGTTAATGTCCGGGATAAGGTCAGGGAGATTGAGATCGAAGATGTTCTGATAGGTCGAACCTCCCTGCCCTATATCGCAGACAAATACCTGATCATAACCGACTATGAATCACCAAACCAGCAAATACACCTATTTGACAAAAATGATTTCCACTACCTTGCCAGTACCGCTTATAAAGGCCAGGGACCCGGTGAAATAACAATTGTAGGCCATGTGGAATATGACAAGGCACACAGCAGAATTTACGTAACGGACCATGGTAAACAAAAGATATTCAGTTATAATCCGGATAGTATTCTAGCCAATCCGAATTATATGCCGGATGTTAAAATGGAAATGAAAGCAAGTTTGTTTCCCGATACATATCAATATATCAGTGATACTCTATGCATAGGCCGGGTAATAAAACCTATAGGTACAAACAATTTTAAACCTTATATAGCCAAATGGAACATGGCCACAGGAGAAATAGAACTAATGAAATATGAACATCCCGATATAAAGAAAGTTCGATTTACCTCTACCGTATCTACAGAGCATAATATGTATTTGCAATGTTATAGCCGGCATGACCTGATGACAATCTGTAATCTCGACGGAGATCTGATATGCAACATTTACGGTCCCGATTGGACAGCCGACAGTTCAGATATCAGCCATTACTGGAATGTAAACGTTTGCGGTGACAAAATCATTGCTTCCTATTCCGGAGGAGACCATCGCACAGAAGCCTACTACCCGACCAAATTTCTTGTATTCAACCTGAACGGAGATTATCTAAAAACATTGGAAACAGGTTACAGAATAGTCCGCTTCTGTTATGACGAAGACAACAACCGAATCATTATGTGCATGGATGACGATATACAATTCGGTTATCTGGACTTGAATGAAGTTATCTGA